In a genomic window of Candidatus Zixiibacteriota bacterium:
- a CDS encoding sigma-70 family RNA polymerase sigma factor: MNDTKNPDTSAGSMDELLIRLIKLGDQTALSSLYDRRGRFVYSLALSIVQNEADAEEITEEVFFKLWQQAGSYDLARGSVLAWLTTMSRHLAIDRTRSKQYKARRAETTLDDTILDTLPANHNGSPDSDWSNAEAKDQIVSALNRLTPAHRDVIRLSYYDGLSHSLIAERLDTPLGTVKSRIREAVIQLRKHLKVEA; encoded by the coding sequence ATGAATGATACTAAGAATCCAGATACTTCTGCCGGCAGTATGGACGAGTTGCTGATTCGTCTGATCAAACTTGGTGATCAGACGGCTTTATCTTCGTTGTATGATCGCCGGGGAAGATTTGTGTACTCATTGGCCCTCAGCATCGTACAGAACGAAGCAGATGCTGAAGAGATAACAGAGGAAGTGTTTTTTAAGCTTTGGCAACAGGCAGGCTCATATGATCTCGCCCGTGGAAGTGTCCTTGCCTGGTTGACTACTATGAGCCGGCATCTGGCAATTGATCGTACCCGATCCAAACAGTACAAAGCGCGCCGCGCGGAAACTACACTTGACGACACCATACTAGACACATTGCCTGCGAATCACAATGGGAGTCCTGATAGCGACTGGTCTAACGCCGAAGCAAAAGATCAGATTGTCTCCGCATTGAATAGGCTAACGCCAGCGCATCGCGATGTTATCCGTCTTTCATATTACGATGGTTTATCTCACTCGCTGATCGCGGAACGTCTCGATACACCCCTTGGAACTGTCAA